In the Desulfobacterales bacterium genome, GGTCCCCAGGCTCTGCCGGATGGATAATGAAAGTGTACCGTCACCATGGGTGGGGGCGCCGGCGGCAGCGACCGGAGATGACGCAGCGGGCAGGCCAATGCCGGCTGCGGCGGCCAAACCCGCCAGCAGCAAGCTGATCCCCGCCAGCCGTGTCATGGTCATGTAGCCAAGGGATTGAAGCATATGGCTGTAAACCGGCGCCATGAGGGCTCCGGACAGGCCGAACGACATGCTGACCAGGCCGGAGACAAGACCCTTTCGACCGGGAAACAGACGCTGCACGACCATCAGCGGGGGTAGATAACAAAAGGCCGATGAAGCGCCCGTTAAAAAAGCCCAAAGATATACACCGTTCATGTGTGACGCCCGGCCGAGCATCATGAGGCTGGTCCCGTATATGATCGCGCCCATCCCCGCGATCCAGAATGGCCGCAGCCGTTCCTGCAGGCGCCCGATCAGGAACATATGCAGACCGGCTGCAGCCAAAACATAAAACAGAATTTGACCGGTTTCAGCCCTGCCGGCGTTAAAGGTCTTCTGCCAATAAGGCCCCATAACCCCCGGAAAACCGAAAATCAGAGAGCCGGGAATAAACGCCGTCAGGCAGGCTGCCAATAACACCCAATATGCCCGGTATTGCCGGTCCGGTTTAGAAGTCTGTAGGTTCATCCCTCACCTCTGGTTCTGATCCGACCGATCCACTCCTTATTTGACCAAACCATGGAATCGAAAACCCAACGCGCTAAGGCTTCCCAAACAGATCCCCAAACATCGCTTCCAGTTCGTCCAGTGGAACCGGTTCGATTACGGCTCGGCCGATTTCCTGCAGCAAAACAAAATGGACCTTGTCTCCTTCTCTTTTTTTATCCCGTCGCAGGGCGTCCAGCAGTGCGTTCCCGTCAACCCCAATGCGGGCCGGCAGGTGGAGGTTGCCGGCCAGGCGGATCACCCTTTCAGCGGCCTCATCGGAAAGCAGCCCTTTTTTCTGTGAGAGTCTGCAGGCGGCCGCCATTCCCAACCCGACGGCTTCCCCATGGGTTACGCCGGTTATCTTTTCGATGGCATGGCCGAAGGTGTGCCCGAAATTCAATATTCGCCGCTCGCCCCTTTCGGTTTCATCACGGTTCACGATGGCAGCCTTGAGAACGACAGACGCGTATACCAGTTGTTCGATCACCGCGGGATCCAGTTTCAATGCTTTTTCATAAGCATTTTCAAGAAATTCGAAACAGGCCTCATCGCCGATGGCTGCGTGTTTGACGATTTCACCAAATCCGCTCAGGCGTTCTTTTTCCGGAAGCGTGGTTAAAAGCGCCGGATCACAGAGCACAAACTCGGGTTGCCGAAAAACCCCGATC is a window encoding:
- a CDS encoding MFS transporter, with the translated sequence MNLQTSKPDRQYRAYWVLLAACLTAFIPGSLIFGFPGVMGPYWQKTFNAGRAETGQILFYVLAAAGLHMFLIGRLQERLRPFWIAGMGAIIYGTSLMMLGRASHMNGVYLWAFLTGASSAFCYLPPLMVVQRLFPGRKGLVSGLVSMSFGLSGALMAPVYSHMLQSLGYMTMTRLAGISLLLAGLAAAAGIGLPAASSPVAAAGAPTHGDGTLSLSIRQSLGTRSFWLLWFTNAFVGAAGIAMVTLVDTFRHGPRAGRRRGGGPADGI
- the aroB gene encoding 3-dehydroquinate synthase, with amino-acid sequence MKQLEISGKTGKSTIMVGEKLANLSQYIPPSEKVVVITDTHVGKLYQEQFPRGETIRIGTGEAIKNLNTVQQIYEQLVALEADRAVFIVGIGGGVVCDIAGFVASTYLRGVRFGFAATTLLAQVDASVGGKNGVNFRGYKNMIGVFRQPEFVLCDPALLTTLPEKERLSGFGEIVKHAAIGDEACFEFLENAYEKALKLDPAVIEQLVYASVVLKAAIVNRDETERGERRILNFGHTFGHAIEKITGVTHGEAVGLGMAAACRLSQKKGLLSDEAAERVIRLAGNLHLPARIGVDGNALLDALRRDKKREGDKVHFVLLQEIGRAVIEPVPLDELEAMFGDLFGKP